The Colletes latitarsis isolate SP2378_abdomen chromosome 1, iyColLati1, whole genome shotgun sequence genome has a segment encoding these proteins:
- the Sdhd gene encoding succinate dehydrogenase, subunit D, with the protein MIFKRMSANIFHKVRQLESLSKTSLFSNSCKAPQLSRTSTNFAGINQCLNSTVTKYGNTRFMEKLPTITAVGLQQNRKAATTSGDHVRLWVFEKIVSAALPAVIPAALLMENAVLDGLMSVLVVMHTHWGLEAIITDYARPSVVGPLLPKVLHISLILLSAATLAGLLLLIHNGPGVARAIKDAWAIGKEPTPPQTEKSVAT; encoded by the exons ATGATTTTCAAAAGAATGAGTGCCAACATTTTCCATAAGGTTAGACAGTTAG AATCTCTTTCCAAAACTAGCCTTTTTTCGAACTCTTGCAAAGCACCTCAACTTAGTAGAACATCAACAAATTTTGCTGGTATTAATCAATGTTTAAATTCTACTGTAACCAAATATGGAAACACTCGTTTCATGGAAAAg ctTCCAACAATTACAGCTGTTGGTTTGCAACAAAATCGTAAAGCAGCTACAACTTCAGGTGACCATGTACGTTTGTGGGTATTTGAGAAAATTGTCTCAGCAGCACTTCCAGCTGTAATTCCTGCTGCTCTGTTAATGGAAAATGCAGTTCTTGATGGCTTAATGTCCGTATTAGTTGTAATGCACACACATTG GGGTTTAGAAGCTATCATTACAGACTATGCAAGACCTAGTGTTGTTGGACCATTATTACCAAAGGTTTTGCACATTTCATTGATCCTACTTTCTGCAGCAACACTTGCTGGACTACTTTTGCTTATACATAATGGACCTGGAGTTGCAAGGGCTATTAAAGATGCTTGGGCAATTGGCAAAGAACCTACTCCTCCTCAAACAGAAAAATCTGTTGCAACGTAA
- the Pcd gene encoding pterin-4a-carbinolamine dehydratase codes for MSTLTRMRYTSGGGILYEKIFHIFNRRGISAPALKKVKMAKLTQEEREKVLKPLLANGWSVQSDRDAIYKEFLFNNFNQAFGFMTRVALQAEKMDHHPEWFNVYNKVNITLSSHDVNGLSKRDIKLATFIDKATTMDEN; via the exons ATGTCGACTTTAACGCGCATGCGGTATACCAGTGGTGGGGGGatcctttacgagaaaatattcCATATTTTCAACCGAAGAGGAATATCTGCTCCTGCTTTGAAAAAAGTGAAAATG GCAAAATTGACTcaagaagaaagagaaaaagtTTTGAAACCATTATTGGCAAATGGTTGGTCAGTTCAGTCAGATAGGGATGCCATTTATAAAGAATTTTTGTTCAACAACTTTAACCAG GCTTTTGGTTTCATGACAAGAGTGGCATTGCAGGCAGAAAAAATGGATCATCATCCTGAATGGTTTAATGTTTACAATAAAGTAAACATTACCCTTTCTTCTCATGATGTAAATGGTTTATCAAAAAGGGATATTAAGCTTGCTACCTTTATAGACAAGGCTACTACAATGGATGAAAATTAA